GATATGAAATCGTCTATGTGTATACTGTCGAGTGAATACTGACTAGGACTTTAATGTATTTGTTCCAGCAATTGATTAATTTCTTCACTTACAAAGCAACAAGGACTGTGCTCCACCAGCTGTATGAAATGAACCCTCCAAGTTACATGTGGTTATATAAGTGAGTTACATCATATTGCCATGGTTTTCTTCTTTAATTATCCTTTTAGGCACTAATATCACTCTTTATTGCTTTGTAGTTTTCTCGTGAACAATAATCCTACTGATGGTAAACGCTTTCTCCGTATTTTGGCAAAGGTGACCTCTTTGTTAACAATTTTGACCACAAACTCTATCTTCATTATTTCCTAGAGTTGAACTGTGCAAACTAAAATTTGTTCTTGGATTCTTTTAGGAGAAGCAAGATTTAGCAGAAAGAGTGATGATAACACGCCTTCATCTGTATGGCAAATGGATTAAGGTAAGTTACAGTGTTTTACTACTGACAGGGGCTGCACATGTCGGCTCCAAATTCGTGCATTAACCGATTGAAAAACTGCTTAATTATGTTGTATTGTGATACAACAACAGGGAGATTCTTTGATAGTAAACTGAGACATTGACTCTTTTGATTTTCAGAAATGTGACCATGCAAAAATGTATCAGAGGATTTCTGATGAGAACCTACAGCTGATGCGCGAACGACTGATGGAAACAGTGGTTTGGCCGAAAGATGATCCAAACATGGAAGAAACGGGTAACTTGTGACGTATCGATCATATTATTTTTACTGGATTTTGTATGTATTAGGTAAATGTTAGTTATATGCCACTGTACTTTTGACTTTGTATCTAATCTCTCATCATCTGTTATCACAGAAATCAAATCTCTGGTTGCTTTGATGCTTCTAATTCCTTTCCAACTGACTGATTTATTTTGCAGGCTACGAATAAACTGTATCATCCAAAGTAGAAATGTAATCAAACTAGACTAGAAGTGGTAAGGAAAGAAGCTGTTGCAATTTGAATGAACAACTGTTCTCCCTAATGTGATTATGAATGAATAGGATTACAACCGATATGGTTTCAGAAATACAGGAACCCAAATCTAATGACTAACTAGAGACTGTGGATAGACAGTTAAAAAATTTCACTAATTCacataaataaaatgattaatcCTAAGTGTGTACGAATGACAATTAATATTTCATGATAACAAATGAAAGATGCACAAAGTGTCAAACAAGTAAAAGAAACAATACTCATGAGATATATCGTGGTTTGAAGATTCTATTTGTGCTCCCCTTTTCTCAAAATGCCTCTGGGAGTGGATGTTAGATGTGCCCGGGCAGCCGCTTACTTGAGCCCTGATGTTCAACTACCTGCCACTGGCCTGACCACAAGGGCGAAGTCGGTCACCTGTCCGCTTGCTGGTTGTTAACCCAGTCGGCCTACCATCCCCCATGCAGCGCTGTTCGCGACACTGGCTTGGACATTGCAGTGGCTGCCCATGGCTCACAAAAACAGATCATGTTCATCGGCTTTTGATCATTTGCCTTCTCAGGTCTCAAAACAAAGGTTTAATAGAAAACAATCTATTCATGTTGTGATCTCAAGACAATtgagtaaaagaaaaataaactttcaTTTTATATCATGGCCCAAAATAACAAATAGTTGGCTGGAATCTGAATGTTTGTTTACATATCATCCTTGGAAAGGGCAATAGATCGTTGCCAAGAAGTTATAAAGATTAGCAACTCGTGATAATAATTTGAAAGCACCATATTTACCCCCAAGGCGTAGCACGGACGGTGGGTacatgacatctctggcgtaatgaccaggggtcgattctcaggaattgacgacctggggtttaccccaccatgcgcctgACTCCTGTATACTTGTATGTACCTCTTTCCATATTCATGAGACCGACACTAAAAGCTTGTTAATATAACATATCTATATTTTTAAAAGCACCATATTCATAAGAGTTCAAATGTGCATGAAGTTCTATATATGTTTTTATagttgatttattattattattttcatcaaatcACACCCCTTATTATTTTAATACTAGAAGGCATTTAAAGAGAAATAGGAGAGTGAAGATGGAAAAATCACATacctaacatgttgaatgagaaGGTGTCTATATATAGAAGTCCACTTAGGTATGCCCAATTGATTTGACCTGCTTACGTATGCATTACAATGATCCTCTAAAATCAAAGGACATCTATTAGAATATTTAGATGAACACACCCCTTTAAGTTGTTTCCAAAACATGCTCTAattaatttgttttattttattttttcaaatcacACCACTCAATACTTTGATGCTCTAaggagatttggaaaatggaaaGATCATATACCTAACAATGTTGAATGAAAAGGTGTCTATATATAGAAGTCCAAGTAAGCATGGCCAAGTGATTTGACTTTGACAAGCCTAGATACATATGTCACAATGATGTTCTAAAGTGAAGTAAGAGAGTGAAAGATCAAATTGACAAACTAAGATACATGCTAATCTACATATTTATAGTCGGTTTGACTCGTGAAATGCTACATTAATTCGAAGGGATCAAACACACATAGTTGATAGTTCGAGTGCCCCCTTCATAGAAACTTTTGGACATTCAACAAAGAAATTTTGTTTATATGCTTGTAATCAACCATATGCACTCCTTTCACCTTGGCTCTTATCATAGTTACTCTCAATCTCCAAAGATGGCTCTTATCATAGTGTCCCTTGGAGAATCAAGTGTTGCATATAGGTTCAACATGTGACGTGATGAGTTGCATAAAACTAGTAGAAAGGCAGCTTTCATTCAAAATTGTAGAAATCCTGCTCCATACATGACTTTCACTATAGCTCCAGTCATAATTACTCTCAACTTTGGTCGTAGACAACATGGTCGCCTCTTAAAGGTTAGATTCTAGGGTAAATAGATAATGTGTGATGGTGAATAAGGTCATCATTAGTGTTTTGGCCATCTAGACTTGAGCCAATTGAATTAAAGGGTTATATGATCATATCATAGTCTGAACTTCGACTATCAAGTTGATGTTTGAGAAGATTCAGTTGCAAGTCCTCGATAAAGTATATATAACCAAAAGTAATTTTCTTTGCAAGCAGTTTCACTTCTACAAACATTCATTTGGAAAGGATATATTGAatattgaaaatataaataaatatataaattagtcTTTGTCTGCTTTATGCAATCTCTACAAGAACCCTGACATTTAGAGTGATGACAATTCCTCCAAATCCACGAGTCCCGTGGAGAAATTCACCAAAAACTCCATGTCATCATCATCAGTGCCATAAGAACTAAACAGATCAAAGCACTGCTGGCCAATTGAAGGATTAATGATTTCTGCTTCTGTCAAATCCAtggatgatgatgataatgaagAAGCAGAGCTACTGACTATGAAAGCTTCCAGCCAAAAGTTTTCATCAACGATCTTTGAACTTAGGCTTTCTTCTATGATGTCAGCACTGCTACGGTCGCTGGTTTGAGATTGTTGCTGCTGCTCTGTAGCTGTTGGCACTGGCATGTCTGATACCATGTGGGATGCAGCAGATTtgttcttcttattcttcttcgaTTCTCTCTGTGGAGTGTTGAAGGGGCCGATTTGTTTCTTCAAGTATGTGTTCCACACATTCTTGATCTCGTTATCAGTTCGGCCAGGTAGCTTGGCAGCAATCACAGACCACCTGTGGATTGGCAAGGTAAAGGTGACTTTCTCTGTTGTGATTTCATCCACAAACAAAGTGAGAAGTTAAAGGATCTACCTGTTTCCAAGGGACTGGTGCAATTGGATGATtgtgtcttcttcctccttggtgaagttccCTCTTTTGATATCCGGCCGCAGGTAGTTCACCCACCTGAGTCTGCAACTCTTTCCACACCTCAAAAGTCCTGAGTTAGTGATCAAACTTTAGTGTTTCCCCCTCATTACACTGAAAATTAAACAAAGTTTTTGTGTTTTCTGATACTGAACATGATCACACTGAAAAATAGTTCTTTTTTGTTCCTCATTACACTGAAAAATGAGCAAAGTTTAGTGTTACTGAAACTAAACATAATGAAAACTACGCAAAGTTTTTGGTGTTCCTGAAACTGAACTTGATCAAAAACCCTTCTCCAAATAAATCAAAGTCCATAATTTTCCTCCCTCGTGCACTAAAAAATAAGCAAAACGTTTGTGTTTCTGAAACTGAACATGAACTCACCAGCTTGCTTAGGAAGAGCTCTCCAGTTGCCATGTCCATATTTCTCTATGTGATCCACCAAAATCTTGTCTTCCTCAGGCATCCATTGACCCCTGTTGAGGCCCTCCCTCGCACAGCAAGGAGCCCTCACCATGCTAGATGACTTCCTATTACTGAATGATTGTTTCTTTACCAGGCCAGTTAAGTTATTTATATAGCCATCAAATTTCCCAACGTGATGAAATGACACAGTCCATAGTGGAGTACTTTGTTAAAGCACCACTTGGCACAAGGTCTGAAATATAGCTAGATTTTATGAGCCTAGTTGCTTAGATCATGGCTTGTTTGGTCAAATTGAGTCAAACATTTAGCTCGTAGACTCATAAGGCTATGTTTGATAAGAAAGAATGGAATTGAATTGAGTGAGAATGACATGCATTAATGATCGATCACGGATGAGTTAATTAGATTTTCGTACATATTTAGTCCATTTAAATTAACTGATAATAATACTTGTTTAATAAGCTTAGAGCTCAACTAAACTATTTAATTGCCAAATTCACTGATTTATTATTCATCTCATTTTAGTTTGGAATTGATCTTACTCATTCTCCAAAGTGGTTCAAGTAGTCCTATAATTAATCTGTACATGCATAATTAACCACTTAGACTGCTAATTTGTCAAAAGGCATTAGTTAGTTAGGTAAAGAGATTAATGATCACTTAAGCCTGCATTTAATTATAACTTTGTCAGCTAAAACTACTTTAGAGGAAAGaagtcttaattaattaattaattaattaatttatttatttactaaTGCTTTAGCCCTTTATTAATCAATTGCTACAGTAAGAGACATGGGAACAATATCAGCCTGCAATGATTGGTACGTACGAAATGCCTACCGCATGCGACGTGGCAATAGCAGATTGGTCCTCTTACAATTTTGTCGGCAGTATTCATACCCGCTGGGCAGCTAATTAATTATATGAGCATTTTACTTGTCATCTTTAACTCtgattattcatttttttttatcgtgAAATAAATAATGATTTATTTCAAGTCAatttgtattataaaatattttccttgtattaattttagatattttaaaaaaatatatttattttttaaaaaattagtgtaattaatttattaatttctatcttCGTAATAATCCATCGTTGTCACTTGGCACCGTCTCTGTTGTCCTTTTTGGACGTAAACTAACGGTGGAGACAAGCTGCATTGTACACCCCAATCAACTGCTAGATCTTGAAGCATATCGTCCGAATTGTGTCaggaataaataattttttttttaaaacgtgTGTCATATTTTAAAAATGCACATTTTCCAGGTGAAGGtctcctttttatttattttgaaaattgctaaaaaaactttttatgatttttttgctATTTTCTCTGTTGAATGACTCATTTACTGTGTGTTTGGATAaagatagtttttttttaataatgaatTTGGTACATTAATtgcttgagttttttttttgcTCCATTTTAAAAATATGCTTGCACTATTTAATTCCCttaaaattgatattttttatataaaaaaaaattgtataacTAACAAATTAAATGACATGTGGATGGGTCGAGTGAAGTAAGTGTGCCTCACGAACTGATGAATTTACAAGCTAAATTTGATGGATGGATAGATATGAGTTAGGATTGAAAAGAGAGATCAAAATCGGGATGAATAGGGAGAATGTACAATTTAACCTAGTAAAGTAATTAAATAATTTGCGACGTGACCAAACGAAACCGACAAGAACAGATAATTATCGTCTCTTCTAATACATGAGTCAACGAATTTAAGTGGAAAGACCCTTACACCTACTAATGACACTATAAACACAATCCACCCCAAGCAAACTTTATTATATTGTGAAAACGTACAGTctaataaagtttttaaaattaaaatatatatataaaaaacaaATGATAATGCATGTTTAGGGACCCATGACAAATGCATATCGTTTCCTCATCTCAATTACTCCACCTCCACATTCCTAACCCTTTCCTTGGTACCATCTATGTCACTTGCAACATTTTATATTATGAGTCCATGgactctgttggtgcaatatccctcaggtcaaggttgacctgggtaaccaagctgagtcttggtttaggtttagatgtttgacaataagatattgattgaagaagagtcaagtaggtcaaggttgacttggcagggaaagttctaactggatgttaggcaaaatgaaagtccggtgagtgaagccaggaaagggaggaagaaggaagtcctagtgagtgaagctggcagatggaaatctggtgagtgagccggtgaaagtcccagtgggtgaagctaggcggatggaaatctggtgagtgaagccggtgaaagtcctagtgagtgaagctaggcgagtgaaaaccctagtgagtgaagctggtgaaagtcctagtgagtgaagctaggc
This region of Zingiber officinale cultivar Zhangliang chromosome 9A, Zo_v1.1, whole genome shotgun sequence genomic DNA includes:
- the LOC122018712 gene encoding transcription factor MYB30-like — protein: MVRAPCCAREGLNRGQWMPEEDKILVDHIEKYGHGNWRALPKQAGLLRCGKSCRLRWVNYLRPDIKRGNFTKEEEDTIIQLHQSLGNRWSVIAAKLPGRTDNEIKNVWNTYLKKQIGPFNTPQRESKKNKKNKSAASHMVSDMPVPTATEQQQQSQTSDRSSADIIEESLSSKIVDENFWLEAFIVSSSASSLSSSSMDLTEAEIINPSIGQQCFDLFSSYGTDDDDMEFLVNFSTGLVDLEELSSL
- the LOC122018579 gene encoding chaperonin-like RbcX protein 2, chloroplastic, giving the protein MAAGSVAFAGLEVALRPAPPCRRPPIQLGSSFLHSRRPWRRRRLPALAKKSQQQQKGCRRKGDLLVVVDELGGQYEEGFEDVHSQLINFFTYKATRTVLHQLYEMNPPSYMWLYNFLVNNNPTDGKRFLRILAKEKQDLAERVMITRLHLYGKWIKKCDHAKMYQRISDENLQLMRERLMETVVWPKDDPNMEETGYE